From Deltaproteobacteria bacterium:
AACGTGCATACTCCCGATTGCTGGGGAACAGCGCGCCGGTCTGCCGTTCGAGCTGGATCCGCAGCATCATGATGACGTCGGCATCGTGAATCGCCGCGTCCATGTCGTGGAAGACCTCGACGCCGAGCCGGTCGATTGCCGGCGGAATCATCGTCGCGGGGCCGCAGATGCGTACGTTCGCGCCCATCTTTTTCAGGCCGAGGATGTTGCTGCGCGCGACGCGCGAGTGCGAGATGTCGCCGACGATGGAGATGGTCAGCCCCTCGATGCGGCCCTTGGCCTCGCGAATCATCAGCATATCGAGAAGCGCCTGGCTCGGGTGCTCGTGCGCACCGTCGCCCGCGTTGACGACGCTGATGCCGACGCGCCGCGACAGCAGGTGCGGCGTACCCGCGTTGGGGTGACGCACGACGATCACCGCCGGGTGCATCGCCTCGATGTTGCGCACCGTGTCGAGCAGGGTCTCGCCCTTGCCCACGGAGCTCGAGCTCGGCGTGAAATTCACGGTGTCGGCCGAAAGTCGCTTCGCCGCGATCTCAAAGCTGGTGCGCGTGCGCGTCGATGGCTCATAAAACAGGTTCACGACGGTCTTGCCGCGCAGCGTCGGGACCTTTTTAATCTCGCGGCGGTTGATTTCCTTGAAGCTCTCCGCCGTGTCGAGAATCGTCTGAATCTCGTCCACCGACAGATCGGCCAGCCCCAGGACGTCCTTGCGTGTCCACATCATTGACCCCTGGCCCAACCCGGAACCACTTCGATCCGATCGCTCGTCGAGGGCATCGGGTCCAGCGTGACGCGCACCGCATCGTCGTGCACGGTATCGAGCCACAGACCGACGAAATCGGCCCGTATCGGCAGTTCCCGGTGCCCGCGATCCACCAGCACCGCCGCGCGCACCAGATCGGGTCGCCCGTACTCCATCAAGGCGTCGAGCGCCGCGCGGATCGTACGTCCCGTGAAGATGACCTTATCGATCAGGATCACGGTCTTTTTTTCGATGCCGAACTCGAGGCGCGTTTCACCGATCAGCGGTTGCGAGTTGATGGTCAGATCGTCGCGGTAGAGCGTGATGTCCAGAACGCCGAGCGGAATCTCGCGTTCGAGGATGGTCCGCAGGGCGAGATCCAACCGGCGTGCGAGGGGCAGACCGCTCTGGCCGACCGAAACCAGAACCAGATCGTCGATCTCGGGTGCGCCTTCGGCAATTTGATGGGCAATACGTTTGATGGTGGTGTCGACGCGTCTCGCGTCCATGACCAAACGGGCGGCGGTTTCGGCCATCGTTTCCCCGTCTTGCGCGGCCCGAGCGTGCGCGCCCGCCCTTCGCGGCCTCGTCGGCCAAAACGATTCGTGGTGCGCGTGGAACTCGTCCGGAAAGCGCTGTAGAGCGCGCGCGGACTATAGCAACGTGCCCCCCGGGGGTCAATCCGCGACGGGTCGTTTTTTTTTCGAGAAGGTCTGTTTTCCACCCGCGCAACGGCAAAGCGCCGCGGTCGAAACCGCGGCGCTTCGAGCGAAAACGCAGGAATATTCTAGAGTTTGGCGATCCCGAACTGGTAGCGCTTGGACCCCAGATAGGTCACGACGATCTCCACCTTGTCGCCGCCGATTTTGTACGACAGGTGGTTCGTCTTGTTCTTCTTCAGCTTCTTGATCTTCTTCACGTCGGAATCCGACAGATTCAGATTCCCCCACTGCGTCTTGATGGCCTTCGAGAGATCTTCCTTGTCGACGTTGACCGTCTGTCCGAACTTGCCCAGTTTGAGGCTCTTGACGTCGTCCAGGGTCTTGAGGCTCTTGGTCGAACACGCACCGAGGCCCGCGACGACGAATACGAAAAGAACGACCCAACAGATCTGACGGGGACCGAATCCATGAAGACGCATGACACCTCCTGAATCGAACGGTTCTCTACCCGAAGACACGGCATTCCAGGCACGGCCACTGGCAATATCGAGCCCTTATGCTAACCTATCGGCGCGCGGATGAAAAGAAATGAGCGCGACCGCGCAATCCGATCGGGTCGCCGAGTTGGGATCGGCTTTCCCGAACATCGAGGAGATGCGTCCAGCATGTCGACCGCGACGCCGAACGGCGCCGATCCAGTGAAGGAAGGGGTAAAGGCCGCGTTGCGTTCCGAGATCGCGCGCCGCCTTCGCGACAACGACCTCGAGATCCCGATGCTGCCGCACATCGCCACCCAGGCGATGACGCTGGCGCAGAACCCCAACACGGCCATCCGCGACGTCGCGACGCTCGTCGAGCAGGATCAGGTCATTTCGGCCAAGCTCATCAACATCGCCAACAGCCCGGTTTACCGGGGCCTGAACGAGATCACCAACCTCAATCGCGCGATCCTGACCATCGGCCTGCGTTCCGTCTCCGACCTGATCTTTTCGCTCTCGGTCGAATCGAAGGTCTTTCGCTCCCGCCACTTTCAGGAGCGGATGACCCGCCTCTGGGAACACTCCGTCGGTTGCGCGTTTCTCGCCCAGCAGATCGCCAAACGCGCGCGAAAAGACACGGAAAGCGCATTCCTGTTCGGCCTTCTGCACGATATCGGCAAGACGCTCGTGATCGACACGGTCTCCCTGATGATCAAGCGCAAGCCGGAGGTCGCCAAGGCGATCACCGACGAATTGCTGGACGAATTGCTCGCGGAATATCACGGACCCGTCGGCGGGCTCATGGGCCGGCAGTGGCGCTTTCCGGACCGATTGCTCGCGGCGATCGTGTTTCATCACGATCCCGATGCGGCGCAGTCCGCGCGTGAGTCCGCGCTACTCACCGCATCGGCCAATCTGCTGTGCCATCAGTTCGGAATCGGTGTGCCCATCGAGACGGTCGATCTGACCACCCACCCGTGGATCGCGGCTCTGGGACTTTCCGCCGAGGATGTCGCTTCGATGGAAGCGGAACTACCCAGCGCCGCCGTATTGTTCATCAGTTCCTTCGTCTAGTGGAGTCGCTTCCCATGCAAAAGCAGGCTGGCGCGTGTATGCGCGTTTCGATTCGGATCTCCTTCATCATCTTTTTCGTGGCGATGGCGGCGGCGTTCACAGCCTGCTCGGAAAAGTCGGCTCCTTCGGAAGCGGAACCGGCTGTCGCCACTCCGTCGCCGGCCAAGGCAGATGAGTTTGTCGACCCCGACGAGGCCGTGAGCAAGTGCATGGACGCCTTCGAGCATCTGTTCGGACCGCAGGGCTGCGTACCGGGGTTGGTGCCAACCGAGCGGGCGCAGGTCGCCTGCGAGGGCTACGCCGCTTGGGCCGAGCGGGGCGAAACCTGCGGGTCCGGCGCGCTCGGCGGGTTCTATGCGTGCCTGAATGCGATCGGGTGCGACAAGCTCGAAAAGGACGAAGACACCGAGCTTGCGGAGTATCCGCTCGAATACGACAAGTGCACCGAGCAGTTTGCCCGCGACATGAACGAATGCATCGACGAGCGCGGGGAAAAGACCAAGTAGCTTACGGAATCAGGGCGAAAACGGACCGTCGATCTCCGGTCTCAGTTCGTCCTCCACGCGGCGCAGCATCTCTGTGGCCTGGGCCGTGTACTCCTCTTCGCCCTCGCGGTCCCTCGCGTGCTCGAGATACGCGTTCCACGCCTCCCTCGCCTCGGGAAGCCGGTCGAGATTGAAGTTCGCCGCGCCGAGATTGAACCACGCGCGAAGGTGATCGGCATCGAGCCGGACGGCTTCACGGTAGCGCTCCGCCGCCAGCGAATTTCTGCCGAGCCGAGCCTCGGCCACGCCGAGCAGAAACTGCAATTCGGCATCGCCGGGAAAACGACGCACAAGTTCTTTGAGACGACCGACGGCATCTTCGAACTCGCCGCGTTCGATTTCGCTTCGAGCCGACTCCAGTTCCCCTCCCAGATATTCGCCGTGCGCGTCGCGGATGCGCGTGACCTCGGCCAGCGCCGCCCGAACGGGTTCCCATAGCGGGTGCGTTTCCGGATTTTCCGGGTTCGACTCGCGGATCAACGACTCGGTCTTGCGAAACCAATAGAGAGCGTCCACCGGGCGGGCCAGTTTTTCGTCGTAGATCTGGGCGATTCGATACGCCGTCACCGGACTGCCGACCCCCTTGGGGTGCGTCAGTTGGGCTTTCAAATGAAAGACGAGCTCGGCCCAGTCTTTCTCCCGCTCGGCCAGTTTCGCGCCGTCGCGAAGACTCTCCCATTCACCATCGCCGGGATCGGGCTCGCGTCCACGACCGAAGAACCCGTCGATCGCTTTCCCCTGGAGCCGCAGCACCAACGCGACGCAGGCGAACGCGACGAACGTGACCGTCGCACCGACCGCGAAGCTCGCGAGCCAGCTCCATTCCGTTCGAAGACGGATCAGACACGAAGACAGGACGATACCGAATCCGGCCGCCGCGCCCATGAAAATCCGAACGGTCGACTCGAACTCGTCGGTATCGGCGCGCTTTTTCGCCATGTCGGATTCTAGGCGCGGGGGCTTTGGGAGATCAATCGCGGAATGGTGAGACGGGGCGGAAAAGAATCACCGGGCGGGAGTGGCCATAGAAGAGAGAGACGAAAGAAGACCCGTTCGCGGCAACGGTTCTGTGCTTGTCCTCCCGCCCGGCGAAAGTGGAATGGATATCGAGCTTTGCCCCTCGTTCGAGAAAACTTCTCGGTCGAATCTTCGGTCTGATCTGTCGGTTCTTGGCGCTTTCGCGCATGAGCCCTTTCTTCTTACCACACCCGACCCGTCAAGAAAAGGCTTTTTCCACCTGGCTGCCGTATTCCTGACGAATTCCCCGCGATCACGGTTTGATTTCCCTTTGCGTCAAGGCCGGAGAAGGCCCGAATACGAAACCGCCTCCAACGTCACGGGGTTCTTCAGCATTTTGTCGGTAATCACCCAGATCGCCGTGCGATCGCCGTGTTCCGTGGCGTTGGTCTTCTCGATCTTCGCGGGCATCGTCGCTTTGACCGTCAGGATACGCCGCGAGCGCTCGCCTTCGGCCGATCGATCGGCGTACACCGACGCCGGCAGGTTCATCCGAAACACGTCGATCGCGCCGTCGCGGCCCATGAAGACGAGGTTGTTCGGCATCTTCTTGAAGTTCACGGGTTTTTTCGTGGCGAATTCGAAGCGCACTCGGCCTTCCGGCGTGCGGACCGACTCCATCGTCATGTCGGCCGCGGCGTTCGGGAAACACGCCAGCAGGATCGGCAAGTAGGTTTGGAGGGCTTCGCCGGATTCCAGCGTCGAGTCGATGCGCACACGGACATCCGCCTCGTGCCGGGAAACCTGCGTGAACTCAACGCTGAGCTGCGCGAGCGTCGGCAGGACGCGCAGCACCTCCGCGACTTCCCCGGGATCGGGAGCGGGGCCCAACGTCACGTCCTTCGGCGCGAGACTTTCGGGGCTCTCGCCGCATTCGACGCGGCTCTTCACACGCGCCGTCAAGCCGTTGTGGATGACATCGAGCAGCGTCGTTTCGTAAATGGCGAAACCATCGACGTCCGTGAGGCTCGCGTTGTGCGTGGTGGTGATGCCCGGCACCGTCAGACGCAGCCGAAAACGACCGGAGAGCAGGCGCTCGATGAGCAGCCTTCGCGTGTCCTCACCGAGTTCTCCCAGGGCGGAGTCATCGAGACGCACCACTTTTTCGGGATCGCGCTTCGCGCCGACGAACTCGGTGAAGAATTCGCCGCACAGTCCGGTCGGAGCCTTCATGTTGAGGGTGGACGACGAAACGACATACGGGAGCGCCTGCACCGCTTCCGACGCCCAGAAGCGGTTGAGGGCGTCGAGCCGGTCGAAGACCAGTCGATAACGCAGCACCATCTTGCCCGCTTCCTCGTAAACGCTTTCGTCGAGGGGATCGAGGCCGTCGATGCCGGTGGCGGCCGCACGCAATTGCGCCAGCGCCGACGCGATCTCGTCTTCGAGCCCGCTACCGGCGAATTCCGTCGCGATGCGCGCGTCGCGTTTGTCGATGCGCACCCACGAGGTCACGATCCCGGACCCGTCCGAGAGCAAACGGATCTCCGTTTCGAGATCGAAGCAACCGACGGCTGCGACGGCGAGCGCCGCCACGCACACAATCCGCGCGATTCGAAATGCTGTGGTCATGCGGCGATGATAGGGGACGGTCGACGCACGATCAACGCGAACACGCCTTTACGGTTTTAAGTCGATGATTACGAATCGTAGGCGGCAACGCGGCGAGCGGATCGAAATCCCACGAAAAACCGGTTATTTTTAGTTGGCACGTCGTTTGCGAGCTTACGACATCGACGACGGCCGTGGTTCCCAAGGACCGCGACCCCCGAAGTCATGACACCCTGTTCCCGATCTCGGACCTCCGCGGGACAAGGGCGCCACGGTCGCCGTCAGGAATTCCGGAACGCCACACCCCGTTGCGCACGGAATTTCCGACAACGGGGACGCCTGTCAAACGGCGTCCCTTTCGTTTTCGCCCCACGACTATCTGATCTTCATCCCATATGCTCGCAGAATTCTCCGTGCCACCATGTCGATATGAACTTCGTCCGCGCCGTCGTAAATGCGCGCCGCGCGCTCGTGTGAAAACCAGAACGCGAGCGGGGTCTCATCCGTCATCCCGAGCCCGCCGAGGCCCTGTATCGCCCGGTCGAGCACACGCTGGAGCGTCCGCGCCACGGTGAACTTGATGAGGGAAATCTCCTCGCGCGCGCCGTACGTGCCCTCACGCTCGATCTTCCATGCCGCGTGCAGCACCATCAAGCGCGCCGAGTTGATCTCGGCTCGACTCTCGGCGATCCACTGTTGCACCATCTGCCGCGTACCGAGAGGCTTGCCGGGCGCGAGTTCGCGCGTCGCGGCGTGGCGACACAAAATGTCGAGCGCGCGTTCGCAGATGCCGATCCATCGCATGCAGTGGTGGATGCGCCCCGGGCCGAGCCGCTGCTGCGCGATCACGAATCCCATGCCTTCCGAGCCAAGAATGTTCGCCAGCGGAACACGCGCGCCCTGATAGCTGATCTCGGCGTGGCTCGCCCAGTCGCTGCCCCGCTCACCCATGATCGAGAGGTTGCCGACCAGTTCGAACCCGGGCGTGTCGGTCGGCACGAGGATCATGCTCGCGCGGCCATACGTCTCGGCGTCGGGGTTCGTCACCGCCATGCACACTGCAAACGCCGCCCCGTCGGCCGCCGTGGCGAACCACTTGTGCCCGCGGATCACCCAGTCTTCGCCGTCCTTGATCGCGGTCGTTCCCATCCAGACCGGATTGGATCCCGCGAACTCGGGTTCCGTCATCGTGAAGCAGCTTCGGATCTCGCCGCGAATGAGCGGGAAGAGAAAACGCTCCTTCTGCTCGGGTGTACCGTGCTCGATCAGGATCTCCATGGTCCCGACGTCCGGCGCCTGGCAGTTGAAAATGTAGTGCCCCAGCGGGCTGCGGCCCAGCTCCTCGCTCATGTGCGCGAACTCGACGAGCGACAGTCCGCCGCCGCCCAGCTCCGCGGGGATGAATGCGGCCCACAGACCCGTTTGCTTCGCCTTTTCCCGCGCGGCGGCCAGCGAGGGCAGCGACTCGCGGAACCCGTGAAAGCGAACCGCGCCTTCGAGGGGATACACCTCGTTCGTCATGAACTCGCGCAGCATCTCTCGCATCGCGGCGACTTTTGGCGCTTCCGAAAAATCCATGGTTACACTCCCGGCAATTATCGATAGGTCACGAATTCGCGACCGCGCGTCTCCAGATGCGCGTGCTCGTTGAGCGAGACGACCGCCGGGCCGCTTCGCCCGGTCACGATCTTGGTGACGCCCGCGTTGACGAAACGCCACTGCAACGAAAAA
This genomic window contains:
- a CDS encoding aspartate carbamoyltransferase catalytic subunit, with protein sequence MMWTRKDVLGLADLSVDEIQTILDTAESFKEINRREIKKVPTLRGKTVVNLFYEPSTRTRTSFEIAAKRLSADTVNFTPSSSSVGKGETLLDTVRNIEAMHPAVIVVRHPNAGTPHLLSRRVGISVVNAGDGAHEHPSQALLDMLMIREAKGRIEGLTISIVGDISHSRVARSNILGLKKMGANVRICGPATMIPPAIDRLGVEVFHDMDAAIHDADVIMMLRIQLERQTGALFPSNREYARFYGLNEARLERAKPDAIIMHPGPMNRGVEISSDVADSTRSKILDQVSNGVAVRMAILYLLAGRKAGDEDADREVEGH
- the pyrR gene encoding bifunctional pyr operon transcriptional regulator/uracil phosphoribosyltransferase PyrR, encoding MDARRVDTTIKRIAHQIAEGAPEIDDLVLVSVGQSGLPLARRLDLALRTILEREIPLGVLDITLYRDDLTINSQPLIGETRLEFGIEKKTVILIDKVIFTGRTIRAALDALMEYGRPDLVRAAVLVDRGHRELPIRADFVGLWLDTVHDDAVRVTLDPMPSTSDRIEVVPGWARGQ
- a CDS encoding HDOD domain-containing protein, producing MSTATPNGADPVKEGVKAALRSEIARRLRDNDLEIPMLPHIATQAMTLAQNPNTAIRDVATLVEQDQVISAKLINIANSPVYRGLNEITNLNRAILTIGLRSVSDLIFSLSVESKVFRSRHFQERMTRLWEHSVGCAFLAQQIAKRARKDTESAFLFGLLHDIGKTLVIDTVSLMIKRKPEVAKAITDELLDELLAEYHGPVGGLMGRQWRFPDRLLAAIVFHHDPDAAQSARESALLTASANLLCHQFGIGVPIETVDLTTHPWIAALGLSAEDVASMEAELPSAAVLFISSFV
- a CDS encoding tetratricopeptide repeat protein, with amino-acid sequence MAKKRADTDEFESTVRIFMGAAAGFGIVLSSCLIRLRTEWSWLASFAVGATVTFVAFACVALVLRLQGKAIDGFFGRGREPDPGDGEWESLRDGAKLAEREKDWAELVFHLKAQLTHPKGVGSPVTAYRIAQIYDEKLARPVDALYWFRKTESLIRESNPENPETHPLWEPVRAALAEVTRIRDAHGEYLGGELESARSEIERGEFEDAVGRLKELVRRFPGDAELQFLLGVAEARLGRNSLAAERYREAVRLDADHLRAWFNLGAANFNLDRLPEAREAWNAYLEHARDREGEEEYTAQATEMLRRVEDELRPEIDGPFSP
- a CDS encoding acyl-CoA dehydrogenase family protein gives rise to the protein MDFSEAPKVAAMREMLREFMTNEVYPLEGAVRFHGFRESLPSLAAAREKAKQTGLWAAFIPAELGGGGLSLVEFAHMSEELGRSPLGHYIFNCQAPDVGTMEILIEHGTPEQKERFLFPLIRGEIRSCFTMTEPEFAGSNPVWMGTTAIKDGEDWVIRGHKWFATAADGAAFAVCMAVTNPDAETYGRASMILVPTDTPGFELVGNLSIMGERGSDWASHAEISYQGARVPLANILGSEGMGFVIAQQRLGPGRIHHCMRWIGICERALDILCRHAATRELAPGKPLGTRQMVQQWIAESRAEINSARLMVLHAAWKIEREGTYGAREEISLIKFTVARTLQRVLDRAIQGLGGLGMTDETPLAFWFSHERAARIYDGADEVHIDMVARRILRAYGMKIR